The following proteins are encoded in a genomic region of Diabrotica virgifera virgifera chromosome 1, PGI_DIABVI_V3a:
- the LOC114335566 gene encoding polygalacturonase, with protein MATLTLFLVLCAAVATSAISLNSTNVGAGCTISKIGEVDNVVKNCKNIVINNLSVPGGKTLKLDLHPGTTLKFQGTTTFQHTNWEGPLISISGSNLHVSGSGAVLDGLGSKYWDGKGDKGAKKPKFFKIRETTGSTFDSIHLLNCPHQCVSIQNSKKTTLNNWNIDVAAGDINSLGHNTDGFDLCENEEITIQNSIVHNQDDCVAVNSGKHYHFNKLTCVGGHGLSLSVGTSTTDPSKNYAEDINFSDCSVSNSRNGIHIKTHTDGANGHIRGVTYKNIKLSGITHYGINVQQDYNGGGSSGYATSNIQINGLHLQSVTGSLKSGKAVYILCGNKACSNFNWSGISIYGGNEKNGCNYHPNGFSC; from the coding sequence ATGGCTACACTTACATTATTTCTAGTGCTATGCGCGGCTGTTGCTACAAGTGCCATATCATTAAATTCAACTAATGTTGGTGCTGGTTGTACAATCTCAAAGATAGGAGAAGTGGATAACGTTgtgaaaaattgtaaaaacatagTTATAAATAACCTTTCAGTACCTGGCGGCAAAACCTTGAAGCTTGACCTTCACCCTGGAACAACTTTGAAATTTCAAGGCACCACTACTTTCCAACACACTAACTGGGAGGGTCCATTGATTTCAATTTCTGGTAGCAACCTCCACGTTTCTGGATCTGGAGCAGTTCTAGATGGTCTCGGTTCTAAATATTGGGATGGAAAAGGAGACAAAGGTGCTAAAAAACCTAAATTCTTTAAAATTAGGGAGACTACTGGATCTACATTTGATAGTATTCATCTTCTTAATTGTCCTCACCAGTGCGTATCGATTCAAAATTCTAAGAAAACTACACTTAACAATTGGAATATAGATGTCGCTGCTGGAGACATAAACAGTCTAGGACACAACACAGATGGTTTTGACCTATGTGAGAATGAAGAGATCACCATCCAAAACTCTATTGTTCATAATCAAGACGATTGCGTTGCTGTCAATTCTGGTAAACATTATCACTTCAATAAACTGACATGTGTAGGAGGCCATGGACTAAGTTTATCAGTAGGAACAAGTACCACTGACCCTTCTAAAAACTATGCCGAGGATATAAATTTCTCAGACTGTTCAGTAAGTAATTCTCGAAACGGTATTCATATCAAAACACACACCGATGGTGCCAATGGACACATCAGAGGGGTCACATACAAAAACATTAAGCTTTCGGGAATAACTCATTACGGAATCAATGTACAACAAGATTACAATGGAGGTGGTTCTTCAGGATACGCAACAAGCAATATTCAAATTAATGGTTTGCATCTTCAGAGTGTCACTGGATCTTTAAAATCAGGTAAGGCTGTCTATATTCTATGCGGAAATAAGGCTTGTTCAAACTTTAATTGGTCCGGTATCTCAATATATGGAGGAAACGAGAAGAACGGCTGTAATTACCATCCCAATGGATTTagttgttaa